A genomic region of Candidatus Eisenbacteria bacterium contains the following coding sequences:
- a CDS encoding outer membrane lipoprotein carrier protein LolA has product MTSRGRIHVWTLCFTLLICLYSADPSPAADVMDEETWQDGPALFNKTREWILALPSLEVPFTQINRWTGWGDEAPDTARGVLYLERPCCFRLEYDEPAGHAIVCDGESLWTYVPELEQVIRTPVPEEGIGAGDLFLWLLRSAHPDSFAVLVDPPVYRLGVEPPAEIGWRELEILIDINDGSIAGYYYEDLQENRTAFQFAVFKTVPRGGREAFRFISPPGVEVVDVE; this is encoded by the coding sequence ATGACAAGTCGCGGCCGAATTCATGTGTGGACCCTCTGTTTCACATTATTGATCTGCCTCTATTCCGCGGATCCCTCGCCGGCGGCGGATGTGATGGATGAGGAAACATGGCAGGACGGCCCTGCTCTCTTTAACAAAACGAGAGAGTGGATTCTGGCCTTGCCTTCATTGGAGGTGCCTTTTACCCAGATTAACCGGTGGACCGGGTGGGGCGACGAGGCGCCCGATACGGCGCGTGGCGTTCTGTATTTGGAACGGCCCTGCTGCTTCCGGCTGGAATATGATGAACCGGCCGGTCACGCCATTGTCTGCGATGGGGAATCGCTGTGGACCTATGTCCCTGAATTGGAGCAGGTTATCCGGACCCCCGTGCCGGAAGAGGGGATCGGGGCCGGGGATCTCTTTCTCTGGTTGCTTCGATCGGCGCATCCCGATTCCTTTGCGGTTCTTGTGGATCCGCCGGTCTACCGCCTCGGGGTTGAACCGCCGGCCGAGATCGGCTGGAGGGAGTTGGAGATCCTGATCGACATCAATGACGGATCGATTGCCGGATATTATTACGAGGACCTTCAGGAGAACCGAACGGCATTCCAATTTGCTGTCTTCAAAACCGTCCCCCGCGGAGGGCGCGAAGCCTTCCGATTTATAAGTCCGCCCGGGGTAGAGGTTGTCGATGTCGAATAA